From one Humulus lupulus chromosome 8, drHumLupu1.1, whole genome shotgun sequence genomic stretch:
- the LOC133795957 gene encoding 3-epi-6-deoxocathasterone 23-monooxygenase CYP90D1-like — protein MKSSSGMITKKAPRNVIDVLLNDTSGQLTDDLIADNIIDMMIPGEDSVPVLLTLAVKYLSDCPAALQQLLEENIKLKRLKDQLGEPLCWSDYLSLPFT, from the exons ATGAAAAGTAGTAGTGGGATGATCACCAAAAAGGCTCCAAGAAATGTAATAGATGTTCTTCTAAATGACACAAGTGGTCAATTAACAGATGATCTAATAGCTGATAACATTATAGATATGATGATCCCAGGAGAGGATTCAGTTCCTGTTCTTTTGACTCTTGCAGTGAAATATCTCTCAGATTGTCCTGCTGCCCTACAACAGTTACTG GAGGAGAACATAAAGTTAAAAAGACTCAAAGATCAGCTTGGGGAGCCACTGTGTTGGAGTGACTACTTATCTTTACCATTTACATAA